The region CAGAACACGGCGGCGCGGAACAGGGTGGCTTGCAACTGGCGGACGTTGCCGGGCCAATCGTATGCCGACAGCAGTGCCAGTGCGCCATCGGTAATGCCCAGCGGCCTGAGGCCCGGCTGTTCACCGATGCGGGTCAGGAAATGCCTTGCAAGCGCCGGAATATCGGCGGCGCGCTCGCGCAGGGCGGGCAGCAGGACTTGTGTCTGGCTGAGCAAGGCGTGGAGTTCAGCGCGGAAGTCGCGGGTCTCGACGAGGTCGCGCAGGCCGGCATTGGCGCAGGCGATCACTCGCACATCGACGCGGAAAGAATGACGCGCGCCGATGGGCTGGACGTCGCCCCGTTCGAGGAAGCGGATCATGCGCTCCTGCACGGTATCGGGCAGGCGATCGACCTCGTCGATCACCAGGGTGCCGCCGTCGGCGTGCTGGAGCAGTCCTACGTGACGTTCGAACGCTCCGGCGAAGGCGCCCTTTTCGTGTCCGAACAAGGCGGATTCGACCTGATTGGCAGGCATGCCGCCGATGTTGATGGTCTTGAGCGCGGTGCGGCTGCGCGGGCTGGCGGCGTGCATGGCGCGGACCAGCATTTCCTTGCCCGTGCCGCTTTCGCCTTCGATCAGGATACTGCCATGGGTCCGCGCTGCCTTCGCGGCTACAGCCAGCGCGGCACGGAAGGCTGGAGTTGCACCAATCATCGAATCGAAGTCCAGCGCTGTGCCGAACTTCTCTGTGAGGGGCTGCAGTTCGCTGGCGTCGGTTTCGCGCGAAGTTGCACTGCGCAGGGCCTGGAGCAGGCGTTCCGGCGCAACCGGCTTGATCAGGTAATCGGTGGCGCCCGCGCGCATGGCCTCGACCGCGAGCAGTGGCGAGTTGCTGGTGGTGAGCATCAGGATCGGAAGGGCAGGGCGGCGTGCCTTCAATTCAGCGATCAGCGCGCAGGCATCGTCGCCGGGAACCCATTGGTCGAGAATGATGGCGCCGAGTTGCATGCCCTGGCGAGTGCCGAGCGTGGCGATTGCGCTTTCCGAATCGCGGGCGATGATCGTGCGCCATCCCTCCCGCGAAGCCAGCGCCGAGATCAGGCGGCACTGGGCGGGTTCGTCATCAATCAGCATGAGAAGGCGCTGTTCGGGCTCCTGCATGACCTAGTCTTTTGACTCCCCCGCAAATACGTCAGGAGCGTCGGTCTAAGGTCATAGGGTAAAGACCCGATTAAGCGCGATAGGACCGCTCCGCACTTGAGCGCAGGGACGGCCACCGCTAGAGCATGCACGTCGCGCCCCAGTGGCGCATGGTTTTTGGGGAAGAGAATGGCTCCGGCAAACGACATCAAGGCTGCAAAGTCGACCTACGAAGGCTTCGTGAACATGGTAAAGTGGGCCACGCCAGCGATTTGCGTGCTGGTTTTCGTGGTCGTCCTGGTGATCCAGTAAGAGCGCCGTGGCGGGGGCAATAAAGATCGCCGTCCTTCGGGAACGTGCGACGGGGGAGAGCAGGGTTTCGGCATCGCCGGAGACCTGCAAGAAATTCATTGCCCTCGGGGCTACGGTGGCTGTCGAGACCGGGGCGGGTATTACCGCCTCGATCTCTGACGAGGAATACCGTGCGGCAGGAGCCGAGGTGACGGACAATGCGGTGCAGGGCGCGGACATCGTGCTCGGCGTGCAGGGTCCGGAGCCTGAGCTGCTGGCTGGCGCCAATCCGGGCGCATGGATTGTTGCCGGGCTCGATCCCTTCGGTAAGCGCGCGCGGGTTGATGCGTACGCTGCGGCCGGTTTTGAAGCTCTCGCCATGGAGTTCATGCCGCGCATTACCCGCGCGCAGAGCATGGACATCCTGTCCTCGCAGTCCAACCTCGCCGGTTACAAGGCGGTGCTGGTCGCCGCCAACCTTTATGGCCGCGCGTTTCCAATGATGATGACGGCGGCGGGCACGGTCTCTGCTGCCAAGTGCTTTGTCATGGGCGTCGGCGTTGCCGGGCTTCAGGCCATCGCCACGGCGCGCCGTTTGGGTGCGCAAGTTTCGGCGACTGACGTGCGTTCGGCCACCAAGGAGCAGATCCAGTCGCTCGGGGCCAAGCCGATCTTCGTGGAGAACGTCGCCGGCATCGAGGGTGAGG is a window of Novosphingobium sp. THN1 DNA encoding:
- a CDS encoding aa3-type cytochrome c oxidase subunit IV; amino-acid sequence: MAPANDIKAAKSTYEGFVNMVKWATPAICVLVFVVVLVIQ
- a CDS encoding sigma-54 dependent transcriptional regulator, with product MQEPEQRLLMLIDDEPAQCRLISALASREGWRTIIARDSESAIATLGTRQGMQLGAIILDQWVPGDDACALIAELKARRPALPILMLTTSNSPLLAVEAMRAGATDYLIKPVAPERLLQALRSATSRETDASELQPLTEKFGTALDFDSMIGATPAFRAALAVAAKAARTHGSILIEGESGTGKEMLVRAMHAASPRSRTALKTINIGGMPANQVESALFGHEKGAFAGAFERHVGLLQHADGGTLVIDEVDRLPDTVQERMIRFLERGDVQPIGARHSFRVDVRVIACANAGLRDLVETRDFRAELHALLSQTQVLLPALRERAADIPALARHFLTRIGEQPGLRPLGITDGALALLSAYDWPGNVRQLQATLFRAAVFCDGEALTAQDFPSLSSLIGESSRRAPNVTDGAGITLFAPDGNLRPLEEIEADVIRLAIGHYRGRMTEVARRLGIGRSTLYRKLSELGIDNAA
- a CDS encoding NAD(P) transhydrogenase subunit alpha, with protein sequence MKIAVLRERATGESRVSASPETCKKFIALGATVAVETGAGITASISDEEYRAAGAEVTDNAVQGADIVLGVQGPEPELLAGANPGAWIVAGLDPFGKRARVDAYAAAGFEALAMEFMPRITRAQSMDILSSQSNLAGYKAVLVAANLYGRAFPMMMTAAGTVSAAKCFVMGVGVAGLQAIATARRLGAQVSATDVRSATKEQIQSLGAKPIFVENVAGIEGEGAGGYATEMSEEYQKAQAELVSAHIAKQDIVITTALIPGRAAPRLISDAQIATMKPGSVIFDLAVAQGGNVEGSVADEVVEKHGVKIVGYSNTPAHLPADASALFSRNLFNFLSAFWDKEQGKPVLDEEIGNAIRLTQGGKVVNERLLG